One genomic region from Terriglobia bacterium encodes:
- a CDS encoding sigma-70 family RNA polymerase sigma factor, with protein MASPGVLPSFEFNATYVHSLRQRDPATEEHFVSHFSPMLLRKLRKHLRSTELARELRQETFLRVLTFLRSNQSIRDPERFEYFVLGVCNNVLHETYRRQKKVAPLDPELDVVSNAPGPDARAMAAERADRVQRMLSGLSPRARAILKATFLEEKDRDEICVKFGVNRNHLRLLICRAKKTLSRCAREQMSKKSAVHLRRSSRSKRRTLVQVISSRPSSPKSAISRPATVFLPPLHATNVPTTAGTWL; from the coding sequence ATGGCTTCCCCAGGTGTATTGCCTTCATTTGAATTCAATGCGACATATGTTCATTCACTACGGCAGAGAGATCCTGCTACGGAAGAACATTTTGTCTCACACTTCAGCCCCATGTTGCTGCGGAAGTTGCGCAAGCATCTGCGCTCCACCGAGTTGGCGCGCGAGCTGCGGCAAGAAACATTTTTGCGAGTCCTGACATTTCTTCGCTCGAACCAGAGCATTCGCGACCCTGAGCGTTTTGAATATTTTGTGCTCGGGGTGTGCAATAACGTGCTGCATGAGACATATCGGCGACAGAAGAAGGTGGCGCCTTTGGATCCGGAACTCGACGTGGTCAGCAACGCGCCCGGCCCAGATGCACGTGCGATGGCCGCTGAAAGAGCGGACCGCGTACAAAGAATGCTTTCGGGCCTGTCTCCTCGGGCCCGCGCCATCCTGAAGGCCACCTTTCTGGAAGAGAAAGACCGAGACGAGATCTGCGTGAAGTTTGGAGTCAATCGCAATCACCTGCGCCTGCTAATTTGCCGCGCGAAGAAGACACTCAGCCGTTGCGCGCGAGAGCAAATGAGCAAGAAAAGCGCCGTGCATTTGCGCCGCTCATCGAGATCTAAACGGAGAACCCTAGTTCAAGTCATCTCTTCGCGCCCATCGTCGCCGAAAAGCGCAATATCTCGCCCAGCAACGGTCTTTCTGCCGCCCCTGCACGCAACTAATGTCCCCACCACTGCCGGAACTTGGCTGTAA
- a CDS encoding sigma-70 family RNA polymerase sigma factor: protein MADLNHQEARKTVSTNDKDLTVLLHRWRDGDPDAEEQLFRLLMPDLRKLAARCLRSERPDHSVQKSDLVNECFIRLLNARKIDWRDRGHFFAIVTVKMRRFLIDYARKKHIKPLPLEGLPEGLLAGRNWLEKAVVIDELLDELEKEFPIRCSVVVFRSYLGLSTKETAEKLALTEASVEHEWHRGKKWLHQKLSEGKC from the coding sequence TTGGCCGATCTGAACCACCAAGAGGCAAGAAAGACTGTGTCCACGAACGATAAGGACCTCACCGTGCTTCTCCATAGATGGAGGGACGGGGACCCGGATGCGGAAGAACAACTCTTCCGGTTGCTCATGCCGGATCTCCGCAAGCTTGCGGCTCGCTGCCTGCGGAGCGAGCGTCCTGACCATTCTGTGCAAAAAAGTGATCTGGTAAATGAATGTTTTATAAGGCTTTTGAATGCCAGAAAGATTGATTGGCGGGATCGGGGCCATTTCTTCGCTATAGTCACTGTGAAGATGCGGCGTTTTCTTATCGATTACGCCAGAAAGAAACATATCAAGCCCCTGCCTTTGGAAGGGTTACCCGAAGGCCTTCTGGCAGGACGCAACTGGCTTGAAAAAGCCGTAGTGATCGACGAGTTATTAGATGAGCTAGAGAAAGAATTTCCCATCCGGTGCAGCGTGGTGGTATTCCGGTCCTATTTAGGGCTAAGCACGAAAGAAACCGCGGAAAAGCTCGCCTTGACGGAGGCAAGCGTTGAACACGAATGGCACCGCGGCAAAAAATGGCTTCATCAGAAATTGAGCGAGGGGAAATGCTAG
- a CDS encoding serine/threonine protein kinase, with the protein MLDREERLMGLVRETLRTPPGQRETYLRAACHQDQDLYSEVSEIVEWEERMGDFMRDPLVGLIDLEALDRPFKPHQVIADGFEIIREVGDGGMGVVYEAYDRKRQQRIAIKCAKLGYERLSPELRGALKVRHPNVCLVNEIHTADTDLGELDFLTMEFLDGETLLSRLSRGKLEHEEALKFARQLCAGLAEAHRCGVLHRDLKPANIILSPGTNKELRAVITDFGLAADQDGNTDLIGGTPSYMAPELKQDGTASPASDIYALGVILHEMVTGSKPFTQAANSHDDAQLYAVPGKPIKKLPRIWADAIRPCLATLPEKRPSAEKVLAVLDRKPFYRRPWVAIAALVLLATGAFLWQPIYEYFRPADVSLAILPVQSTADLQNFGQGVLHDVTERLAREPGSKPKFRLISSEAAAMRGVTTPGQAGSILHATHALQLELHRDSNGVAVEAAVVDANTHAEVRHYSGHFAQSDVEDLPGGLAGLVSAPAPSSRTRGGLAGRQSSL; encoded by the coding sequence ATGCTAGACAGAGAAGAGCGGCTGATGGGCCTGGTGCGGGAGACGCTCCGAACCCCTCCCGGTCAGCGCGAAACCTATCTGCGTGCCGCGTGTCATCAAGATCAAGACCTTTATTCGGAAGTATCCGAGATAGTGGAGTGGGAAGAACGCATGGGGGACTTCATGCGTGATCCTTTAGTTGGACTCATCGATCTGGAGGCCCTGGATCGTCCTTTCAAGCCGCACCAGGTGATTGCAGACGGGTTTGAAATCATACGCGAAGTCGGCGATGGCGGCATGGGCGTCGTATATGAAGCTTATGATCGCAAGCGGCAGCAGCGCATCGCCATTAAGTGCGCCAAATTAGGGTATGAGCGTCTCTCGCCGGAATTGCGTGGTGCGCTAAAGGTACGCCATCCAAACGTCTGTCTGGTAAATGAGATACATACGGCGGACACGGATCTGGGCGAGTTGGATTTCCTCACGATGGAGTTTCTCGATGGGGAAACCCTGCTCAGCCGCCTATCCCGTGGCAAGCTGGAACATGAAGAGGCATTAAAGTTTGCCCGCCAGCTTTGCGCCGGATTGGCTGAAGCCCATCGTTGCGGCGTTCTGCACCGCGATTTAAAGCCTGCCAACATAATCCTCTCTCCCGGAACAAATAAAGAACTGCGCGCAGTGATCACGGATTTCGGGCTGGCAGCTGACCAGGATGGAAACACTGATCTCATCGGCGGTACTCCCAGCTACATGGCGCCTGAATTGAAGCAGGACGGCACCGCATCGCCCGCCTCGGATATTTATGCGCTCGGAGTAATTCTCCATGAGATGGTGACCGGATCAAAGCCATTCACCCAAGCCGCCAACAGTCATGACGACGCGCAATTGTATGCTGTCCCCGGCAAGCCTATTAAGAAGTTGCCGCGAATTTGGGCTGATGCTATTCGCCCCTGCCTTGCAACCCTTCCAGAAAAAAGACCTTCCGCCGAAAAAGTCCTTGCTGTTCTTGACCGTAAGCCTTTCTACCGCCGGCCTTGGGTTGCCATCGCGGCGCTGGTACTCCTTGCTACCGGCGCTTTCCTGTGGCAGCCAATCTATGAATACTTCCGGCCTGCGGACGTCAGCTTGGCAATTCTTCCCGTCCAGAGCACAGCAGATCTGCAAAATTTTGGCCAGGGCGTTTTGCATGACGTCACTGAGAGGCTTGCCCGGGAGCCAGGGAGTAAACCAAAGTTTCGTTTGATCTCATCTGAAGCTGCTGCCATGCGGGGTGTTACAACTCCCGGGCAAGCGGGAAGTATCCTGCACGCAACGCATGCTCTGCAGCTTGAACTGCACCGCGATAGCAATGGCGTTGCCGTAGAAGCAGCCGTGGTTGACGCAAATACCCATGCTGAGGTTCGCCATTATTCCGGACACTTCGCTCAATCCGACGTGGAAGACTTGCCCGGTGGCCTTGCAGGGTTGGTCTCTGCACCTGCCCCGAGCAGCAGGACTAGAGGCGGTCTCGCCGGTCGCCAAAGCAGCCTATGA
- a CDS encoding tetratricopeptide repeat protein translates to MALQGWSLHLPRAAGLEAVSPVAKAAYESGRNYLRQGRFSYDQAIAQFQQAAAADRHSPLPFAGLADAYIAKYSVEKSSQAQEAARTYLLAGEMLDPDSPRVRTASAGLNIALGRNAQALEDSRRALEVDPSNAEAWLRAGFAYEMQGTFDKALEAYHKAIQLDPGYYKPYQYLGGFYYYQGKFAEAAQQYRKEVEHSVNDLDGYSNLGSILTELGKYAEAETAFRAAVQLKETPFNLNNLGATLVYLGRDAEALPLYQQAVALQPASHLYWINLGDSQRRLGHAKESIAAYKRALSLTSANLQINPSSGSIRAFKAYAQARLGQKSDAEQEIGQALQVPTNDNQLIRNAILTYEALGNREMAFKVASRATPEARIALEHHPDLADFRQDSRFKQLMAPK, encoded by the coding sequence GTGGCCTTGCAGGGTTGGTCTCTGCACCTGCCCCGAGCAGCAGGACTAGAGGCGGTCTCGCCGGTCGCCAAAGCAGCCTATGAAAGCGGCCGCAACTATCTTCGCCAGGGCCGCTTTAGCTATGACCAGGCGATCGCGCAATTCCAGCAAGCTGCCGCCGCAGACCGCCATTCACCCTTGCCCTTTGCCGGGCTGGCGGATGCCTATATCGCAAAATACAGTGTGGAGAAAAGCAGCCAAGCGCAGGAGGCTGCTCGAACTTATTTGCTGGCCGGTGAGATGCTGGACCCGGATTCGCCCCGGGTACGGACTGCGTCCGCGGGCCTGAATATTGCTTTGGGCAGGAACGCGCAAGCATTGGAAGATAGCCGCCGCGCGCTGGAGGTCGATCCGAGTAATGCGGAAGCATGGCTGCGGGCCGGGTTCGCTTACGAAATGCAGGGCACCTTTGACAAGGCGCTGGAAGCTTACCATAAGGCAATCCAGCTCGATCCCGGCTACTACAAACCCTATCAATATCTTGGAGGCTTTTACTATTACCAGGGCAAGTTTGCCGAAGCCGCGCAGCAATACAGGAAAGAAGTAGAACACTCGGTAAACGATCTGGATGGTTATAGCAACCTGGGCTCCATATTGACGGAGCTGGGCAAATATGCGGAAGCCGAGACCGCTTTCAGGGCGGCGGTACAACTGAAAGAGACTCCATTTAACCTAAACAACCTGGGGGCCACACTGGTCTATCTGGGGCGCGACGCTGAAGCCCTGCCCCTTTATCAGCAGGCTGTGGCGCTGCAGCCGGCAAGCCATTTGTATTGGATTAACCTCGGCGATTCTCAACGTAGACTAGGCCATGCTAAGGAATCAATCGCAGCTTATAAGAGAGCTCTTAGTTTGACATCAGCGAATCTTCAGATTAACCCTTCCAGTGGATCTATCCGGGCATTTAAGGCGTATGCCCAGGCCAGACTTGGTCAAAAGAGCGATGCAGAACAGGAAATAGGTCAGGCGTTGCAAGTTCCCACAAATGACAACCAACTCATTCGGAACGCGATATTAACCTATGAAGCCCTGGGAAACAGGGAGATGGCCTTCAAAGTCGCCTCACGTGCCACCCCGGAAGCGAGAATTGCGTTAGAACATCATCCAGACCTGGCGGATTTTCGGCAGGATTCTCGCTTTAAACAATTGATGGCACCAAAATAA
- a CDS encoding ribonuclease HII produces the protein MKMRLLKRLKCTQKFEKLAWESGARLVAGVDEVGRGCLFGPVVAGAVILEPGYRIKGLRDSKLIDQKTRETLAERIKQHAIAYAVAAVDVARIDQINIYWASLLAMREAVAQLSPGPDHLLVDAVRVNWECPQTKIIHGDALSISIAAASIIAKVHRDEMIRRWSPVYPEYDLASNKGYRSPKHLAALNELGPTPLHRLSFAPVWMCQGSQQEAFEFEDDELTEDDEALAVDGD, from the coding sequence ATGAAGATGCGGCTGCTCAAGCGGCTCAAATGCACACAGAAATTTGAGAAACTGGCGTGGGAATCAGGCGCGCGCCTTGTTGCCGGCGTGGATGAAGTTGGCCGCGGCTGCCTGTTTGGTCCCGTCGTGGCAGGTGCGGTGATTCTCGAACCCGGCTATCGCATCAAAGGCCTGCGCGATTCCAAACTGATTGACCAGAAGACCCGCGAGACGCTGGCCGAGCGAATTAAGCAACATGCCATCGCTTACGCCGTAGCAGCCGTGGACGTGGCGCGGATCGACCAAATCAATATTTATTGGGCCTCACTGCTTGCCATGCGAGAAGCCGTGGCGCAGCTTTCTCCCGGCCCTGACCATCTTCTGGTGGACGCCGTCCGCGTGAACTGGGAGTGTCCTCAGACCAAGATCATCCATGGCGACGCGCTTTCCATCTCGATTGCCGCCGCTTCCATCATTGCCAAAGTCCATCGCGACGAAATGATTCGCCGCTGGTCGCCGGTGTATCCCGAGTATGATCTGGCGTCAAACAAGGGCTACCGCTCGCCCAAACACCTTGCCGCACTCAATGAGCTTGGTCCCACGCCGCTGCACCGTCTGTCATTTGCTCCGGTATGGATGTGCCAGGGCAGCCAGCAGGAAGCTTTTGAGTTTGAGGACGATGAACTGACGGAGGATGATGAGGCTCTGGCCGTCGATGGCGACTGA
- the rplS gene encoding 50S ribosomal protein L19, producing MEKLAAKLQRKDIPDVKPGDSVRVQVKIKEGDKERVQAFEGTVISMRSGPQGSFTVRKVSFGQGVERIFPFNSKVLDKVEVVRSNQVRRAKLFYLRALKGKAARLREVDHRAVAAKAEAAETAAQAE from the coding sequence ATGGAAAAACTCGCTGCCAAGCTGCAGCGCAAGGACATTCCTGACGTAAAGCCGGGCGACAGCGTCCGCGTTCAGGTCAAGATCAAAGAAGGCGACAAAGAGCGCGTACAGGCGTTTGAAGGCACCGTAATTTCCATGCGCAGCGGCCCGCAAGGCAGCTTTACCGTGCGCAAAGTCAGCTTTGGCCAGGGCGTGGAGCGTATCTTCCCGTTCAACTCCAAGGTGTTGGATAAAGTTGAGGTCGTGCGTTCCAACCAGGTGCGCCGCGCCAAACTATTTTACCTGCGCGCACTCAAAGGCAAGGCTGCACGCCTGCGTGAAGTCGATCATCGTGCCGTGGCCGCAAAGGCTGAAGCCGCTGAAACTGCCGCGCAAGCCGAATAA
- the trmD gene encoding tRNA (guanosine(37)-N1)-methyltransferase TrmD, with amino-acid sequence MKFEIVTIFPDFFSGPLDYGIVRRAREASFIEIKIHDLRAFTTDRHKTVDDRPFGGGEGMVLKPEPLFECVESLKLATRDQRLAGEAKETVVLLSPQGRIFTQAVAEEMAALERIILICGRYEGVDERVAESLADQEISIGDYVLSGGELGAAVMIDTITRLVPGALGNAASARQESFSGASFSNPQKAGVDGPDSTCGSGGLLDYPHYTRPAEFRGMAVPEVLIGGNHEQIRKWRRGKALEKTLRNRPDLLERQPLSEEDKKFLAEVGKKSK; translated from the coding sequence ATGAAGTTCGAGATCGTAACTATTTTTCCGGACTTTTTTAGCGGGCCGCTGGATTACGGCATTGTGCGCAGGGCGCGCGAAGCCTCGTTCATTGAAATAAAAATTCACGACCTGCGGGCCTTTACCACGGACCGGCACAAGACGGTGGATGACCGCCCGTTTGGCGGTGGTGAAGGAATGGTGTTGAAGCCGGAACCGCTGTTTGAATGCGTAGAGTCGTTGAAACTGGCGACGCGCGATCAACGACTGGCGGGCGAGGCGAAAGAGACTGTGGTGTTGCTCTCTCCACAAGGCCGGATTTTTACGCAGGCAGTGGCGGAAGAGATGGCCGCGCTGGAGCGGATTATTTTGATCTGCGGGCGCTATGAAGGCGTGGACGAGCGGGTGGCCGAGAGCCTGGCGGACCAGGAAATTTCCATTGGCGACTACGTTCTGAGTGGCGGCGAGTTGGGCGCGGCGGTGATGATTGACACCATCACGCGGCTGGTTCCGGGAGCACTGGGAAACGCGGCGTCGGCACGGCAGGAAAGTTTTAGCGGGGCTTCTTTTAGTAACCCCCAAAAAGCCGGCGTTGATGGGCCGGACAGCACATGCGGATCGGGCGGGTTGCTGGATTATCCGCATTACACGCGGCCGGCGGAGTTTCGCGGGATGGCGGTGCCGGAAGTTTTGATCGGCGGCAACCATGAGCAGATACGCAAGTGGCGTCGCGGCAAGGCGCTGGAAAAGACATTGCGTAATCGTCCGGACCTGCTGGAACGGCAGCCGCTGAGCGAGGAAGACAAAAAGTTTCTAGCTGAAGTCGGCAAGAAGAGCAAATAG
- the rimM gene encoding ribosome maturation factor RimM (Essential for efficient processing of 16S rRNA): protein MTEEAEFVTIARVAKTQGRHGEVAATLLTDFPELFESRRKLFALGDRGKLSGAAELKRRKLDLDEHWFHKGMVVLKFAGVDSISDAETLVGSEIQIPRSERAALGNDEFYVSDLAGCTVTDSGREIGRIKDVQFGSGEAPLLVIQGEKEYLVPFAAAYIEKIALEQKRLEMKLPEGLLELDAPLNQEEKQRQHEKS from the coding sequence ATGACTGAAGAAGCTGAGTTCGTCACGATTGCCCGGGTGGCCAAAACGCAGGGACGCCACGGCGAAGTTGCCGCAACCTTGCTCACCGATTTCCCCGAGCTGTTTGAATCGCGCAGGAAACTTTTTGCGCTTGGCGACAGGGGGAAGCTAAGCGGCGCGGCTGAGCTGAAGCGGCGAAAGCTTGACCTGGACGAGCACTGGTTCCACAAAGGCATGGTGGTGCTCAAGTTTGCCGGCGTGGATTCCATCAGCGATGCGGAAACGCTGGTGGGAAGCGAGATCCAGATCCCACGCAGCGAACGCGCTGCACTGGGCAACGACGAGTTTTACGTAAGCGATCTAGCAGGCTGCACCGTAACGGATTCCGGCCGCGAGATCGGACGGATTAAAGATGTCCAGTTTGGCAGCGGAGAAGCGCCGCTGCTGGTGATCCAGGGCGAGAAGGAATACCTGGTCCCATTTGCTGCTGCTTACATTGAAAAGATTGCGCTGGAGCAGAAGCGCCTGGAGATGAAGCTTCCGGAAGGACTGCTTGAGCTGGATGCGCCGCTGAACCAGGAAGAAAAACAGCGGCAGCATGAGAAGTCTTGA
- a CDS encoding KH domain-containing protein gives MRMLVEQIAQALVDAPEQVQVTPVEDGDATILELRVAATDLGKVIGRQGRTAKSIRTLLGAASMKYKKRYMLEIIEDEDDEETGPAE, from the coding sequence ATGCGTATGCTCGTGGAGCAGATTGCTCAGGCTCTTGTAGACGCTCCAGAACAAGTTCAAGTGACCCCGGTTGAAGATGGCGACGCCACGATCCTGGAATTGCGCGTGGCGGCAACGGACCTGGGCAAGGTGATCGGCCGGCAGGGACGCACGGCCAAATCAATCCGCACGCTATTGGGCGCGGCCAGCATGAAGTACAAGAAACGCTACATGCTGGAGATTATTGAAGACGAAGACGACGAGGAAACTGGCCCGGCGGAATAG
- the rpsP gene encoding 30S ribosomal protein S16, with protein sequence MIRLARIGARKQPYYRVVVIDKECARNGRSVEVVGLYNPRTNPTTIDLKRDRIDYWVSKGAQLSDTVGRLLTKAKAAPAPAA encoded by the coding sequence ATGATTCGATTGGCGCGCATTGGTGCGCGCAAGCAGCCGTATTACCGTGTGGTGGTGATTGATAAGGAGTGCGCCCGCAATGGTCGCTCTGTGGAAGTGGTGGGACTTTACAATCCCCGGACCAATCCCACTACAATCGACTTGAAACGTGACCGTATTGATTATTGGGTCTCAAAGGGCGCGCAGCTTTCTGATACCGTGGGGCGTCTGCTCACCAAAGCAAAAGCCGCACCGGCGCCGGCGGCCTGA
- a CDS encoding Fic family protein: MRQSLKYSISSPGRWFGALRRATLARNIRHSNSIEGINVTRDDALAAVDDDEPLSAERTTWQATVGYRNAMTYALQLADDPHFSYSEGLIRSLHFMMIQHDLGKKPGRYRPGVIYVRDERKQQNIYEGPDAELVPRLMQELVTSLNETSDVPVMIRAAMGHLNLVMIHPFSDGNGRMARCLQTLILGREQIIEPPFCSIEEYLGRYTQDYYDVLAEVGKGAFHPENDCRPWIRFNLVAHFRQASWLLQRSRMSQRVWTEIEQLVVTKGIHERSIPALFDAASGFRIRRTHYRNSTGVSEQVASRDLRILVDLGLLVAKGETRGRVYDASAALHDIYLRHYESRSNVDPFTQ; the protein is encoded by the coding sequence ATGCGCCAATCCCTAAAATATTCAATCAGCTCCCCGGGGCGCTGGTTTGGGGCTCTTCGGCGAGCTACTCTGGCCCGGAATATCAGGCACTCCAATAGCATTGAAGGTATCAATGTCACCAGGGACGATGCCCTTGCCGCAGTGGACGATGACGAGCCTCTCTCGGCTGAAAGAACAACATGGCAGGCTACGGTGGGATATAGAAACGCAATGACGTACGCTCTGCAACTCGCCGATGATCCGCATTTTTCTTACAGTGAGGGCTTAATCCGCAGTTTGCACTTCATGATGATTCAGCATGACCTGGGGAAGAAGCCGGGCAGGTATCGGCCTGGCGTCATTTATGTCCGTGACGAACGAAAGCAGCAAAATATCTATGAAGGGCCGGACGCTGAGTTGGTGCCAAGGCTCATGCAGGAACTCGTTACATCCCTGAATGAAACGTCTGACGTGCCGGTAATGATACGTGCAGCGATGGGTCACCTGAATTTGGTAATGATCCATCCATTTTCAGACGGCAATGGCAGAATGGCCCGCTGCCTGCAAACCTTGATTTTGGGAAGGGAGCAAATCATCGAACCGCCTTTTTGCAGTATCGAAGAATATCTGGGCAGGTACACGCAGGACTATTATGACGTTCTTGCAGAAGTCGGTAAGGGAGCGTTTCATCCGGAAAACGACTGCCGGCCCTGGATTCGATTCAATCTCGTCGCCCATTTTCGGCAGGCGTCATGGCTTCTTCAGCGCAGCCGGATGTCTCAGCGCGTCTGGACTGAAATTGAGCAACTTGTAGTCACAAAAGGCATCCATGAGAGGTCGATTCCGGCGTTGTTCGATGCCGCATCTGGTTTTCGCATCAGGCGCACGCACTACAGGAACTCGACAGGAGTATCCGAACAGGTTGCGAGCCGGGACTTAAGAATCCTGGTCGATCTTGGCTTATTAGTCGCAAAAGGCGAAACGCGAGGAAGGGTTTATGACGCATCGGCGGCGCTGCATGACATTTATTTGCGGCACTATGAATCAAGATCGAATGTTGATCCATTTACACAGTGA